The DNA sequence ACGCTGCAAATCCCACCAGCGCGCGCATGAGGGCTGCATGCAGCTTGGTCGTGGGCAGCTTGCATGGTTTCAACCTAAACCCAATTTcagatttttccaatttcaaATCACTAATATCTaattaacattttatttttaatatttaaactttaatatcaaatttttacaaattaataatatttaatttttttaatagattattattaatttatgatatttagaggtttaaatttaattgattattttatttttaaattatgatcagattttaaaaatttgttaatttgttaatatttatatatcatttaattataaggttagatattttaatattgggcatattttaaattaaagatggcattatcttttttaatttgaaatattatattaaaattatcttatatgacaaattaaataattgtaaatttgaaattaaccttgtaatttttatagatatcctaacaataatattttcaaattcataaATTGATTATTTagtgaaatatttaattatttataaatcataagttagaaaaatgatattttggctatattatatcattttacttattagaaatttataaatagtattttaaatattcaaATAAGCTCGAAATTTTTGTAGAAATCTAAAAAatacttaatttgagatattttgacatataatttagaaaattattcttaaaataataattgtctaaccatatctattttaaaatttgtttattttgttattttaattttattaaattattaaattagaaaatgatattgaaaatatctaattggttattttcaaattatttattttattagatatttaatttaatttgataaaataattcaaataaacctagatattttaaaattagtttcaattttgaatttttaaaaaagatatttaaggttgtttaaacaattctaaatttttaaaatttagttggttagttaaatgataatttaattatataagtaataaatatcttatttcacatattGTTACATTGTTTGTTTGATTtaaattgtttattcaaaaacttttttttcttaacaaatttattatttatttgatctgaattgttatgattaacttgttgatagatccaatgatataattttaatcatagtctaattgtcaatagatcatataaattatttgcaataggtaaattttgtaatttctttcatctttgttaaacctagaaacatgatagggcccatccaaatcagtttgacctgtgtgagctcatatgtttatttttgggcttagatgcatataggaagtccATTAAATTCTAGATATTTAAATGAacaggttgctaaaataaaatatcacccatgatagttttatttaggcctaattatttttgggcttattcaatgaataataattatgggtaagttgaaaaataccacttttattaatcaattaatcaaatttacctctaattttatatttaattgaaacatacctctttttatatgtattgtacccaaaataccctgacataagagagccACATGGAGAATATCTtaaagtgacaggggcaaaattagtacaatgtttttaaaaaaaaaaggtaaaaatgatagactttaaaaaagagggtaaaaataaaagaggataatataaaaaaggtatagagtgtaatttcctctaataattatttaatgaaaggttaAATACCTCTCCTTTGGGCTTTGTGTGAGaggggccattagtagtgggtacgacatactggacccaaccATTCCTCATATGAACAACCCTAACTGTGGAGGTacagtataaatgtaaaattaaaagatacagtataaatgtaaaatttaGGAGCTCGTTTAGAATGCTGTATTAAAGCGTATTGTATTGtatgggaaacttacaaaaatactgtttttttaccaaatgttttcaaaaatactgggacacggcaaactttacatttttactgtccaagcccatttttatttcttttatactgctcaggcccaatatatttacttttatactgtgaacagtaacaaaatacaaatgacACCTCTCCTTCGTGGTTGGGGATGGACAAATCAACACCGGAATCATAAAAACACCAAGAAAAAACCATAAAACctggaaaagagaaaaaattactaaatcaacaacaaattacggttttgtagtgttattttactgttgttttaatatgaaaaaaatgccACGTAAATGAAATATTGTGAAAAATGACAGGACATGGAATCTAAATCAATTCTCATAAAGAGCACTGGACAATGGGAAAAAGAACATAATTATTTCAAGAGAATGTGACAATGCTCGAAAATAACACAACAATACTTGAAAATAACACAGCAACAACAGAATCATACACATTGGAACACCAATTAGAAGAAGGAGGAGAGTCAAAAACAAGAGAATTTGAAAATGACAAATTTGACATAGTTGACTATGCGAAGCTGGTTGCtaaaaaaatggtagaaaaacttgaaaacaacagtaaaaaactATATCCAGAAATCGACATCAACAACGAGAAGCTAATAACAGACAAACACCAACCAGAAGTTGAAAAATGTCAGGCATACAAAGACAAGGAAACACTGAAGAAAGTTTACAGCTACTACGCAATCAAAAATAACTTCTAATACAGtttttgaaaacatatttaattGGGTTTCAGTAAGAAGTTTTTTAATATCTTCAATAACAGAGTAATAACCAGAGTTTATAACTTTAGAATGGTAGTATTCCGATCGAGTGTACTTAGATTcccaatcctataaaaaaatataagaaaacactactaaaacaaaactaaaacaacaaaaaaaaaaaaaaaaatgaatataaaaaataagcataaaaaaacaataacaaaataagccATAAGAGCCATCAAATGATACAATACCACCACTCACAAAACCAGAGCTAACtataacccaaaaaaaaaaaaacataattagtaaaaacaacaaaaacccaGTAAAATTTATGTCgttctagaaaaaataaataaagaaaaaaagagattttttttacttagaaagtttgagttgtctgatgttcttcttcttcctctgtaTTGTTCTTGTTGAAGATATTCTCACTTAGATATGCTCTCTTCACCAAGAGAGCCTCCACACTCCATCATCGTTTCAAGTTTTTTTCTCTCAGCACACTCGcaaaaaatttctctctatatatatcttacttttctctctcaaaactcaagtaaaaaaatgaatgaaatgaATAAGCTTTGTAAGTTTTTGAAACATTGAAGAATGGAGAGAATGATTTTATGTAAAGCTCTTGGTTGATGGTCTTTATCTTGACACGAATCTCAAGAATTTTTCTATAGACATCAACCCACaaaaagagatagagagagaaacaaaATAGATATATAAGCTTGGGAATAGGGATCACGTAGGTGGGTTGTCttcaatttcaaatttaattaaaaataaagttgTCCCATCAATCAACTAAATACATATAaagagttatatatatatatatataaataaatatataattttttaaaaataaaatcatgtGAGTGATTGgacttaaatttcaaatttaagtaaaaaaataaaataaaaaatttaacataaaagTGATGTAAAAAACATCAATTAACTTATACAAacctcttttttatatataaacacacacatatatattattaagttaaattaattagacttactcaaaattaaaaaaaaaaaaaaacaattacacACTAAAAAAGTTATAATTGCCGTGTAACcgtacaaaagaaataaaatagaaaaaatcagTATAGGGTGTAAATTTTTCTATGAAAACCCTAACTGTGAAGGTacagtataaatgtaaaattaaaagatacaatataaatataaaatttagggGCTCGTTTAGAATGATGTGTTAAAGcgtattgtattatataaaattagagagaaatttacatagtatattaacttttgttaatttttttacaaaaatactatcaagcggtatttttttataagtttcatactgcagtatattgtgttaagttttcactggtgttttactggtgttttgtagttgttctactattgttttgagttgtactgctttgtgttttactgggaTTTTAtgaaaacacagtatttttgaaaactttttcgtgtgacagtatttttgtaaaagttaacccaaattacagtatttttgtaaatttcccaaagtagattatatattatatttgggCCGTACTAATATCAAATGTAAACTTTGGGCCTTTTTCTAGTACATGTGTAAGTCCCCAAAAAATGatgttgttaaaaaaaagtaaatctaAGTGAAACTATTTGGAACCTCAAAAGTAAGGGCATTGGACTTGGTTTTAGTTCGTTGGACTAAATTATTAGTGTGTGAGTGGTTCCGTCCAACCACAATACGGGTAGATGACGTCACCGCCGGTCACAATGCACGGCCAACATTTTCTCTTTCGTTCGTCCCGAATCCGATCCTTTACCTTCCATCctcatctttctctctctaactcATTTTCCCTCACtttcatttctctctctctctctacaatATTCCGATCAACCGTAATAACCACCGCCCGACCCGGCCCAATTGTAATCCATGGACCGACCCGGCCCAACGACGGCCACTCGACCCCACAGCGGTGGCCGTGAAGATTGTTGGAGCGAAGGAGCCACCGAGACCCTAATCGAAGCCTGGGGCGACCGTTATTTGCAGCTTAACCGCGGCAATCTCCGTCAGAAGGACTGGAAGGAGGTTGCCGAAGCCGTCAACGGCCGTGATAACGGCGTTAAGGCGTACAAGACGGACGTCCAGTGCAAGAACCGAGTCGACACCTTGAAGAAGAAGTACAAGCTTGAGAAGTCTAAGCCTCTTCCCTCGGCTTGGGTCTTCTATCCCCGGCTTGATTTCCTCATCGGCTCTAACACCAAGCCTACTACCGTTACCTTAACGATCAAGTCCGCTAAGCCTACCAGTTCCAGGGCTGGACCAAAGCCCCCGGTCTACGCTGTAAGATCGCCGGATAGTTTGCCGGTGAATGATGATAACCTGGAAGAGGAGGAGGATGAGGAGGACGGAGGGTTTGACGGAACTAGAGTGGTGGTGAGGAAGCATCGAATGGAGGCACTAGATTTATCGGATGGTTCTGCTTGTAGGGAATTGGCTAGGGCGATTTTAAAATTTGGGGAGATTTACGAGAGGATCGAGAGCTCAAAACAGCAGAAGATGATGGAGCTAGAGAAGCAGAGAATGGAGTTTGCTATGGACCTTGAGTCACAAAGGTTGAACATGTTCATGGACGCTCAATTGGAGCTGGGGAAGATGAAACGAGCGAAGTACGCCCCTGGTTCgggtaaatttcgaaattctgaACAATTATGCATTTGATTTGAATTGGTAGTTGAAACAATTGCTTTGATGATATGAGTAAATTTGATTGAAAGGTTGGATTAAATTGGATTGACTTGGAGTGATTCTTGTTAAAGAATTTTTTGTACATTATACATTATGCTTTAACATTCAAGAAATTGAGTTACCTACGTTGTTGGTACCTTTTGCTAGCTTGTTGGAAGCAAGTTTTACTTTTTGTTCTGAGATACTTGTTTATGTAAGTGCACTTATCTTGTTATAATATTTCAGGTTTAGGATTATGTGCAGGCAAGAAGATTTAATTAGGTGCTTGAATTTTAGATTGATATGTCCAAATAAATTATAATCAATGCTATGCAGCATTTTTGACCTATGGTAGTTTTGGATCCAGAGTTGACTCATGCTCACCTCCCAGTTTAGCATGTGCccggttttatttttttgcctTTAAGAGAACTAAAACAGCTTAGGATTGATCACAGGAGATAGTCAAATTAAACTAAATGACACCTGAGGAGGAGTTGCATTGTTTGTGATTTGTTTAGTATTTTGGGTAGAAGCTTAAGCTGGGGTTTGATTGTTCTACCTGAGTGTACCCGGGTTTGAGTTAAGTATGGAGCTGTCTTGCTGCATGTTTTTTGGCGTTTACTTTGCATTTGAATACTTGATTAAGCTTCCAAAGTTGTAAGTAAGCTTTCAGAAGAATGAGTAGAAATTGCAGGCCAAACCCGCAAATGATAATCATCTATCAAATACTGGCATACCATGGCTTAACAAGACTATTTTCAGTGATCAGCTTCTTGAACATGTTGGATAAAATAATGTTGGCATTCTTTCATACAGGCATATCCAGAGAATATTAGAAAGAGAGCATACTATTTTTTGCTGCTATTTTCTCATGTTTGTATCGCCATTGCTTTATTTTGTGCGGACTAAATGATAGTACTTGAAATTGGTTTTAAACTATGATCTTATAGTAACCCATTTTCTATGCTTATACTTCTTAACAGGGAAGAAGTAATTAGCTGAGATGTGAAGAAATCAATGTTCATAAAGGATGTCTAAATCTGGAAATCTGTGGAGTCCACGTTGGATTTATGTAGTTAAATTACACATTTTCCCAGGCTATCTTATTATTAAAGTTCAAATCAATTGTTGTAGTGTCTTTATGTCTTTATGTAAAtagtttttcttttgttttggtaACAAGTATCTTGCACCTACCGTTGAATTATTGAGAGAAAGTATAATGTGATCTCTTCAAAATCACCTTATCCACTATAAATTAGTCGGTTTTCCAAATTCAGCACTGGATAATTGTTCTTAAAGTGTCTTGTCATTTTAAATTGAAGAAAACAAGCTATTCCTCTGTGTTGGtaaattgtttatttgttttagctGTTATATGCTAACTCGACAGGATACGATTCCATCTTTAAATGGAGAAACAaaatagtgtttttttttatccAAAAACTTTTGAGTATGGCTATTCCGATTAGCCTTGAACAGAAAAAAGGCAAAATCTGATAAACACGGTTATATTGgatttttccaaattatttAAAGAGGTTGTTATGACCTTTGTATGgtaaaaaattctattttcctTCTCGTCAAGCAAAaccatttttgggaaaaaaaaaaaagctgtgCTATGTTATGGCCTTGGTGACAGAAAGAGTAGTAAAGAAAATCAAACCATTGTATCATTGAACATTCTGAAAATTGTGTAGGCATTCACTCACGGGAACTGTTATCTCTACTCTAGTGTTGATGAGAAGCAAATAAATCTTTGGATTCTCACTGCAGcaaataaagttaaaaaaagaaaggcctattattattattattattgttattattaattgtGGGGCTTCTGAAATCATGGCTAGTGTTTTTCTTCCTTACCTCGAATAATGGCTTCAATTGGTTGGCTCCCACAAACTTCTGTTGTACTTGAAAGCAGTAAAAACTTAATAAGTAAATAATGGCTACCCAAATTGTTTTTGTTCTACCTACCCAACTTGTGATGATCAAAAAGCATCAAAGGGAAGAGATTATTCTATTAATAATCTAGAAAAGTACTCAAAATAATATAGAAATATTAATCAAGTTACTGTTAATGTTGGGGAACTTGAAATTTAACTGGTTTCGTTAAATTCTGACTGGAAAAGGGATAAATTCTAAAACACCAATATTAATTTCATCCACAAAATAGATGATTAAAGAGCAGATCATATATCATGATTCATATTAttagatagatatatatatatcacaaaCTGATCATTATAATATATACGGGACAAAGCTAAAATCATGATGATAATTAACTGATGAATTATTCTGACAAAATTCAAACGAACTTTGGGTAATTAAAGCTTGATGATGATCATGAGTAGCCCAATTAGCAGCAGGAAGACCACTAAAACCAGTACTAGCCTCGCTAATAAGCCTGCTGCCATCCAAAGCAACACCATAATTagaagaaaatgaagaagaagaagaagaagaagaagaattggcTGCACAGCGAGCTAGACGAGCTCTAGCAAAGGCTAGATCATGTTGCAGCTCAGCCATCTTTCTTTGGAGCAAAGCTATGGCACCAATGCAACCATAAACGGGGTCTCGTAGCCTTGCCTCGGCCTCATAGGCTAGAGAATTGACGGTGTCCTCGCGCTGTTCTTCGGGCACCTCGATCAAGATCTTGCTTACATTGCTAGCGCCAAATACTTTGTGTACTTTGGCAAACTTTTTAGGCTCGTCGGACCTAAAATAAGGAGCGAAGATGCATGTGGGGATGCATCTTCGCTTCAAGAACTTGCAAGCAGCACAAGAAGAGCTTGCACGGGGCTCGTGTACACCCTTCATGCTCTCCTGATCATATAACTCAATAAATTATCAAAAGCTAGAACCCAATTATCTTAGCTTGGACGTGTTATATTTATATTCACTATATTGTTTTCTCTTGCTAACGTTTATTAGTTTATGTACTTAAATAGTTTTAGTCATTTCAACCTGGCCTATTAGCTCAGCTGGTTAGAGCGTCGTGCTAATAACGCGAAGGTCGCAGGTTCGAGACCTGCATGGgccattttttcttttctcatttattatttttgaataattattgatgtgacagcataTAAATGATGACATAGTGCTCACTCTTCACTCCAtagattataaaatatataatattgtttattttattttctccttgtaaaaaataaaaaaagaagtttCGTTAAAAAGTAGCTATGAAAGATGATGGAACTATCCACAAGAGGCAAAAGCTTATATAATGTGAAGTAAAAAGACTTATAATTAGGAAGCTCTGCCTCTTCAGTGTTGCCATAAAGCATCGATTTATATTTACCATATATCTCCACGTACGAAGACCTACAGGCTTTTTCAGTACGTACCCTTCCCTCTTGTACCTCCCTCCTAGGCTCCCATTACCATCAAAACTGGAAACTTTTAcgagtaaatactattttaaattttatgttttataaaagttaataattagactttttattttgttaaatgataaaatggattatgtattttttaaaatggtataaATAAGACTCTgggcttaatttttgacaacttttctTAATATAACCAAATTGaaaatacgaacagatacagaaaatgtaaacagttttgtcataatatttttagatcaaattattattaaattttattttgacaataaATCAGTTCAGGTcccatttttaccattttagaatatacagggtccattttgtcatttaacaaaataaaagtttcaatcagtaacttttacaaaacacaagatCCAAAAGAGTATTTACCCATCTTTCATTTGTTTCTAAATaatgtgaatatatatatatatatatgaaaataaattacaatacTAGAAACTCATTTTCTTTTGTTTCTCGACTTAATTACTCATTCATATACATTGGTTAATACTCACAAGTAAGAATACGAAGTACTCCATTCTTTTATGCTTTTGCACATACTAAATACTCAAAAGGAAGAGtcttatattattatatgtagtACTTTTTATCTTAGCGTGATGTAACTTCACTCGCTCATAATTA is a window from the Cannabis sativa cultivar Pink pepper isolate KNU-18-1 chromosome 1, ASM2916894v1, whole genome shotgun sequence genome containing:
- the LOC115704226 gene encoding trihelix transcription factor ENAP1; amino-acid sequence: MDRPGPTTATRPHSGGREDCWSEGATETLIEAWGDRYLQLNRGNLRQKDWKEVAEAVNGRDNGVKAYKTDVQCKNRVDTLKKKYKLEKSKPLPSAWVFYPRLDFLIGSNTKPTTVTLTIKSAKPTSSRAGPKPPVYAVRSPDSLPVNDDNLEEEEDEEDGGFDGTRVVVRKHRMEALDLSDGSACRELARAILKFGEIYERIESSKQQKMMELEKQRMEFAMDLESQRLNMFMDAQLELGKMKRAKYAPGSGKK
- the LOC115703599 gene encoding LOB domain-containing protein 21-like translates to MKGVHEPRASSSCAACKFLKRRCIPTCIFAPYFRSDEPKKFAKVHKVFGASNVSKILIEVPEEQREDTVNSLAYEAEARLRDPVYGCIGAIALLQRKMAELQHDLAFARARLARCAANSSSSSSSSSFSSNYGVALDGSRLISEASTGFSGLPAANWATHDHHQALITQSSFEFCQNNSSVNYHHDFSFVPYIL